Within Ovis aries strain OAR_USU_Benz2616 breed Rambouillet chromosome 11, ARS-UI_Ramb_v3.0, whole genome shotgun sequence, the genomic segment TGAGGGCAGAAGCTGTTTCTGCTTTGGGCTAGGGATGGAGCGGCGTGGAACCTGTCATATACTTAACTCCAGATGTTTCAGAGGAACGCTGCTAAGACACAGCTGGCACTAACCTTGAAGACCCTCCTGGGGGCTGAGTTTGGAGAATCCAAAGAACCTCTGGAATAGGAAAAGGCAGGGAAGAGCGGCAGTGTTAGGGGCCCGGACATTAAGGAGAATTACCTTGGCCACGCCAGAGACTTGAGCAGAAAACAAGCCGACGGAACGTCAGATGGTAGAAAACCTTTTTATGTacaaaaaacacaataaaagccACTAGCCAGCTAGCAGAAAGGACTGGACACTGCCTTCAGCCTTCATTTACTCCGGCAGCCAGCCCCCGGCAGGAAGAAGAGGCTGGGCTCCTGGGCTGGGGATGGAAGACCTCCCTCGCCTGCCTTCTCTCTCGGGCCCCCACGTGTGCAGCAGGTGCAGAGCAGGACGGACCGCTGTGCTCTGCCCCCAAGACCCAGAGACAGGCCAGAGAGCAGGCAGTGCCGAGGACAGAAGTGACTCTGGCCTTACCCCCAAACGGGTCTCAACCCCGGAACACCTGTCCTCCAGTGAGGGGCACGTGCAGGGGCTGACATATCAAGAGGGGACCACCTGTGGGCATTTGGCAGCTGAAGAGCAGGTCAGGGGTCAGGATTCTCAGCTCCTCTGGTTCTCACCAGGTCAGTGGGGTCTCTAACCAGAAAGACGAAGAGGTGGCAGGGCCTGGGCTGTGGCGGGTATCACTCATCACAGAGGCCGGGGCTGCAGCGAGCTAGGAGACCAAGGTTTCTGAGGGACTCACAAGGTCCTGGGGGAGGCTTTCTCGGGCCTCCTGCATACGGCGCCGGGCTCGCCGGAAGGCCTCTGTGAGGGAAGCAGACATGGAGTCAGGACCATGGTGTGGGGGCGATGGGGCCTACGTGGATGTCGGGAGGGGCAGGGTGGCTGGACTTGGGTGGAGGGGGAAGCCTACCCAGCACATTGTGAATGGAACTCTGCTGGCTGAATCCCTCAAGACGGTCCAACACACTCCGCATCCTCTTCCGGAGGGAACTTGACTCCATGAAGGCCCTGTGGGGGAGACAGCCACCTGACCACGGCTGCTCTGCAGCCCTGGGGACCAGGAGCCCTGAGGCAGAGGGCCGGGGCCACTCACCGGGACTGCTGCAGACAGTGCAGGCGGAAGGTGACGCTGCCTGTGGTCTCAGTGCGGAGTCCGAAGCGGCTCAGACGCTCCCCCTGTGGATGCGGTTAGTGTCAGGCTTCGGTTGGTTTCCAGACCCCAGGTACCATGCTGGCCTCACTCCCATTCTTATTCCCATTCTTGGGGAGAACAGGTCTGTTGGGGAAAGTTCATCCCAACACCCAAATGCCATCACTTCCTGACTGTCAATCAGGGAACAGTCCAGCCTCATTTGAGAATTAGCAGTCTTCTAAGAAGCCGGCTGACCTTCTGCTTCCTGAGGTCTCAGGGATGGGCTGGGGGAAGGAGCTGGTTACTGTGATGGGGACCAGGGGAAACCTCTAAGTGTCCTACTTCTCAGAGCTCTCCAGTGACGTCTGTATGTGCTTCAAGATGGGGCTGAGATCTCCCACTGGGGCCACAGAAAGGAAGAGACTAAGCCCTGACGAAGCAATGAAGAGTTAGGGGGCCTTAACCCAGACTGCACCTTTCCCAGAAGACAGGGGCATAACTTCCCAGGGTGAAGTCTACCCAGAGACAAAAGTCACCTTGAAGGTTCCTGGTATCCACACGTAGGAGAGGTCCTCCAGCTCCAGAGAGCCACCAATGAAAAACCTCCGCAGTTCAGCCACTGGGCTGAGCTCCAGGGGCCTCCAGGTGGAGACCGTCAGGGTGTGAGAGCCTGGGCAGAAGAGGAAGCAGCCAAGGCTGGAAAGGGCCTGCGGTCCCTCACAGACTCCCCAGCAGTGACACCGGCCTTGCCACCACTAAAACACCTGGTCTGGGGACAGCCTGACCTCTGGTGAAGGTCACCACGGAGGTTTAGGGGACCTACGTGGGAATCAATCAGACAGAAGCTCAGATCTTAGCTCTGCCAGTTACTACCTGGGCGCTGGCGCAAgtttctcagcctctctgagccctaCTCTCCTCGTCTAATAAAACGGAAATAATACCAACACCTATGCCTCAAAGAGTGGTGGGAAGAATTAAACGAGAAGCACTcagcacactgcctggcacacaaGAGAAAATAGTGGCTATTATTTCTAAAGGAACGGTGGTCCACTCAGTACATGTCTGCTCAGAGCCCATCTTGACACAGGCTGCTCCCCCAAGGCTGCAGGTCAAATCAGAGGAGCGGGAATCAGAGTCCAAGGCTGCTCAGCTGTCTCTAGCAGAGACAGAAAATGCCCTCAAAAGGAGCACAGAATCTTGCAAGTTAAGTGCTTCTAGTTCCCAGTCATCCCTGCTTCTCCCAGGAAGTGGTCGAGTCCTCTGAAGCATCAGCCTTGCATCTAGGAGCGGGGGCAGGAGGGCTGCATGCAGGGCAGGGCCGAGAGGTCACCTGGGGTGGCGGGCAGCACCACAGCCCCGTAGCCTTCCACGCGGTACCGCTGCCAGAAGTCCAGCGAGAGGACCTCGCAGTAGAGCACGGGCCACTCTAGGAGCGCATCTGCGGAGGGGAGAAGCAGCAAGGTCCCGGGAGGCCCCCACAGGAGAGGGCGCGTCTGAGGAGCCCCAAGGCCGAGGACCGGCCGGCCCACTCACCGACAGATTCGTCCTCGTGGAGGAAGGAGGCCTCGAATGTGAAAGGGTAGGAGAAGCAGGCCACGTTATCCTAAAAAGGAGGGCTATTGTTTTGTACTCGGTGCCACAGAGTGGCAAGGCCTCACTTGGCACTCATTTTTCCTGTGGCCAGTGACAAGGTCACGGtcccaaaggaaaaggaaaaactatcaCTCCACACAGGAAATAAGAGGCTAAGAGGGGAAGGGACACCCAGACGCAAGCTGCTGCCATTCACAAAAAGGCAGAGAACCGTGGGGCCAGGCGGCCCTGCAGGGCCCATAGCAAAGCGCCAGACCCAGCTCTGGAGTCCTCCCCGTGCTGTCAGCCCGATCATCTTTGGATGTCATGCCAGGAGCAGCCGTGTTCCCTCCAGGTGCCCCTCTTGTTGCCATACCATCCCCCGGGACTTGGTGGCACAGGTCTGTGTTATTCCTGAGAGCTGCTGGAACGCTGGGCTTGACCAGTCTAAAAGCCAAAGACGACACAGAGTAAGTCGACCTGGGAGGAAGGCGAGCAGCTGAGAGAAACACAAAGCTCCTTTCtgcattcagtcactcaggcgcGTGACCAATCACTCACGCCACGTTCACTGGGCCCATTGTGTGCTATGACTGGCCCCTGGGGACACTGCAGTGACCGGACAGAAAAGCTTCCTGTCTCTCAGGGGGCTAACCTTCCAGCTGGCGGTGGGAGGGGGCACAGAAAGCCAACCAACAACGGACCATCAGGGAGTGATAAAAGCTAAATATAGAACAGTGTGAAGAGATTGAGAGGCCTGGAGGCCCATTTAGGGATGCTGAGGGACCCTCGGAGGTGGCACTTAGGCTGAGACCTAAACTGAAGCAGAACCAGTCATGCAAAGATAGGATTCAAGAGGTTTCGGACAGAGGAAATGGTCCTGAAAAGGCCCTAAACTGGGAATGACCTTGGCCTGTTGAGGAACAGGAAGCATGACTGGAGTGGTATAAGGGAGAGACAGGCTGGGGCCAGCTCTTTCAGGGAATGGGGTCTGGACTTTGCTCAAAGTGGGAAGGGAAGCTGTGGGGGCTTTAAGTTGAAGAGAGACACAGCTGGTTTACATTTTGAAGGCTCAGTTAAGCTGTGGTGTGTGTGGCAAATGAAACAtaagagggggcttccctggtggctcagtgataaagaatccacctgccaatgcaggagacacaggttcggtccctggtccaggaagattcccacaAGCCGAGGagaaactaagcccgtgcaccagaactagggagcctgtgctccagagcccgggagccgcggcTGCTGAAGCCTCAGTGCCCGagggcccgtgctctgcaacaggagaagccactgccgtgagaagcccgagcacctcaactagagaggagaccctgcagcagtgaagacccagcacagctaaaaatacacaaataaatacgAATTACTTAAGCAAAGAAAAGAAGCATAAGAGCAAGACAGGAAGCAAGAGGAGAAACTGCAAACCATGCTTTGGCCTAAGTAAGAGATGATGGTGGTTTGGTCCAGGGTCCTGAAGAAAACAGGTAATTCGGGACATCTTTGGGAGGCAGACCTGACAGGAATTGCTGATGGCATGAATGGTGGTAGGGAGCTAGAGGAAGTGGGCAATCAAGGATGTCTCTTATATTCCTGGTATTAGAAACCCAGGAGATGACGCTGTGGTTCTGCTAAGATGGAGAAGACCGTGATGGCAGGTCTGCAGCAAGAGGAGGAATCAAGGATGCTTTCGGTCATGTTAAGCAGAAAGAACAAACAGGTAAGTGGGCGTGAGTCTGGAATTCAGGGAGAGGCTAAGACTAGACTCGTCTGGGCGTCTGAGACACACACATAGTACTGAAGCCACAGGAAGGATGAGGCCACCTAGAAAGACTGTGGAGAGACGGTAACAGAAGGCCAGGCCCGGCCTTGGATGTTCTAATAGTTTTAGGTCAACAGCAGATAAGGAAATAGCCAAGGAGGCTGCTGAGCCACCACCaagagagcagagaggagcaCGGAGCccgaaggcaagaggagaggggcagCGAGGAAAGTGAGCTGTAGCAACTGGGAGACCAAGGAGGGCGAAGGCAGACACGTCCCCACAGGATTCCACATCTTGGAAGTGACCTGTGACCTTGAAAAGAACGGTTACAATTTCAGTGGAGGAGTGGGGAAGGAAACCTGACTGAATGCTTCTGGAAAACTGTCAGAAGGGGTAAAAAGAGAGACTTGTGAATACTACTTACTAGAAGTTGGCAATTCCACAAAGAAGTGGACGTAGAGGTTATCATACTCATAGCCTTGGGCTGAAACTAAGAAAACAAGAAACGGTTTCAGTTTATTGCCCTATCACCCCTAACGCCTGACCCAGTCCTGCAGGACCTACCCACTTGTGGAAGCAAGGCTCCCAACGGCCGGGAACTCTGTGTTTCCAGGAAAGACTCACACCTGAGTCTCCCGAGCACTGTGGACAACCCAAGGCCactgctggggtggggaggactaTTTCACACTGCTCTCCCTGGCACTTGCCAAGCCTCAGGGGACCCCTGTCTGGTGAGACACTTACCCACCTCTCCATTCACAAACAGCCGGAGGGCACCTGGTACAGTCTGGGGTAGAGAGAAGTGGGGACCAGTCAGGAGGCCTGAGGGAAGCGACGCCTCTCCTCCAGCCTGTTCGTAAACCCCCACAGGACCTGACATGAGATGTCCAATTCTGGCAACGCTTCCTCCCCACCTGCCATTTCTCCACAGatgtgtttccttcatttctcaaaTGCATAACATAGGGGGAAAGCACCTAATTTAGATGGTGGAAGGGACAACGGAGTGTGGGGACTTTATGAGAATGGTCAAGAGAAGCAGGCACAGCTGCCACTGCCCTATAGCAAGAGGCCGGAGACTCTGCTCCCTCTGGGGGCTGAGGCCAAGAAGCTAggccattttcttttaaattatttgtatctCTATCTTAGCTAACTTTTTAACACTAAACATCTGTTGccaatacaatataaaaatagtGAAAGCCAATTTTTTACAGACAGAGAGGGGGACCACCAGCTAACTCTATCTCCATTTCTATCTAGAAATGGAACTcctagaataagagaagacaaagaaTAGGAGCACAGGATTATAGACTTAAACTGTTTTCTCTTAAAAGCCAAACTATCTGACGAACAGAAATGAGACGCCTCCCTCCTTTATGGGGCATGTAGGAAAAACATCTACATTAAGAGTGAGGAAgacatttttcatctttatacttatttacaaaaaaaaattaatggttagagagcatcactgactcagtggacatgaatttgagcaaactgcaggagacagtggaggacagggaagcctggcatgccgcagtccacagggtcacaaagagtcggacacgactgagtgactcaacagcaacaataaaatgaattataaagtAATACATGAATGCACCACCACtgataaaaattcaaaactaCCTAAGTTtagagaataaaaaggaaacatcCCTGACATATCCTTCTCAGCTCTCAATAGCCACCTACTGTCTCCCAACTCCACCCCCTTCCCAGAGAAAGCCCCCAGAAGGTGTGCGCCCTTTGAGACCTCTTCCCATGCATCGACAGTTCTACGTCAACATGCAACGCTTCAAAAACAGCAAGGACTATACTCATGTTATTTTCTACTCTCTTTTTACACTGAAGAGTGTGTCTTGGGGACCTTGAAGAGAGGACCGTCACTCAGCTAGAGTCAGAGCGCTCTTATGGTGGTGCGGGAAGCTGGGGTACTCACCATCTCAAAGTCAGTGCCCACAAGGCTGTTGAGATACTCCTTGTGCCGGCCGTAGAGCTGAGGAAACAAACCACACCGAGACTCAAGATGCAGTCCCAGGCAGACCAGGGTTCAGGTCTGAATGGGAGGGAGAAACGCAGCAGGAATGGGAAACTCCACAGGGAACCGGGTGCCTGAGCGCTCCTGCCGCCGACATCCGACAGCGAAGCACAGAGGCTCTGGAGTCCACTGGCCTGGGGCCAACCCGGCTCCCACGCTGCTGCTTCCTGGGGCAGACTGCGTAGCTTCTTGGTCTCCATTGCCTCACTTATAAAATGGTCCTAAAATAAGCATTCCCTCGAAGGGCTGTGGTGCAGTCTAAATGAAATTAGGCACGTGAAGGCCCTAGCACAGAGCACAGGCCATGCTCAGATAGATCGTCATTAGTATAATGATTTGATAACAGGCTCAAA encodes:
- the MKS1 gene encoding tectonic-like complex member MKS1 isoform X3 → MTTAASEMPSFLVERMANVRRRRQDRRGMEGGILKSRIVTWEPSEEFIKNNHVINTALQTMYIMADLGPYGKLGYKKHEHVLCTLKVDSNGVITVKPDFTGSKGPYRIETEGEKQELWKYTIDNVSSLAQPEEEERERRVFKDLYGRHKEYLNSLVGTDFEMTVPGALRLFVNGEVVSAQGYEYDNLYVHFFVELPTSNWSSPAFQQLSGITQTCATKSRGMDNVACFSYPFTFEASFLHEDESVDALLEWPVLYCEVLSLDFWQRYRVEGYGAVVLPATPGSHTLTVSTWRPLELSPVAELRRFFIGGSLELEDLSYVWIPGTFKGERLSRFGLRTETTGSVTFRLHCLQQSRAFMESSSLRKRMRSVLDRLEGFSQQSSIHNVLEAFRRARRRMQEARESLPQDLVSPSETLVS
- the MKS1 gene encoding tectonic-like complex member MKS1 isoform X4 — encoded protein: MYIMADLGPYGKLGYKKHEHVLCTLKVDSNGVITVKPDFTGSKGPYRIETEGEKQELWKYTIDNVSSLAQPEEEERERRVFKDLYGRHKEYLNSLVGTDFEMTVPGALRLFVNGEVVSAQGYEYDNLYVHFFVELPTSNWSSPAFQQLSGITQTCATKSRGMDNVACFSYPFTFEASFLHEDESVDALLEWPVLYCEVLSLDFWQRYRVEGYGAVVLPATPGSHTLTVSTWRPLELSPVAELRRFFIGGSLELEDLSYVWIPGTFKGERLSRFGLRTETTGSVTFRLHCLQQSRAFMESSSLRKRMRSVLDRLEGFSQQSSIHNVLEAFRRARRRMQEARESLPQDLVSPSETLVS